The window acggaggtgccgttcggtgcttggatcggtcgaatcgtgaagacgtacgactacatcaaccgcgttgtcataacgcttccgctttcggtctacgagggtacgtggacaacactctcccctcttgttgctatgcatcaccatgatcttgcgtatgcgtagatttttttttgaaattactacgttccccaacaagagacaCTAAGCTCGTGCTCTATATCTTTGGTGAGCGCATCCCCCTCGGTGATAGTAACAACAACATTGAAAATCCTCTCCCTAGGCTGCCTATCAACACTGAAATCAGGAATATAAAAGAACCCCTGCCCCTTGCTCTGGAAACCACACATAGCAGGCGAAAATTCCCAAGGTAAGAATTCAGCGCAAATAACCGACAGGTGCCCTTTCTTCTTGCACCGCTCACACACAACTTGTGCACATCTAGCAGTAGGATGTCCATTCAGATTACAGATCTGACATGGAAAAGGAGGAGGAGCATCGTTACCAGCATAAGCAGGAGGATCACGCGCACGTGGAGATGCAGGATTCTTCTCCACCGCATGGGGCTCGCTTGTGTCCCCATCTTCTTCGCCCCACCTCCCAGCTCGAGGGGGAGCAGCAAGATTGCCGCCGGTCGCCTCGTCCCACTTCCTGGATCCAGCATCCCCCGATCCAGAAGCTTTCTGAGTTGAAGATCTGCCTGACTCTGTCTTGCGCTTCCACACATTGCGGTCGAGGCTGCGACCGCGTCCCCGGCCGCGGTCGAAACGCCCGCCCCCCCGACCGTGGCGCCCAACCCCAAATACCTCCTCTCTCATGGTGCTAACCTCACGAATCGGATCAAGGGTATGTGGTTGAGGTGGAGAACTCGCAACTTGAGCAAAGGAACGAGGATCACCGCGGATTTTGCCCTCCCACCAGGCGAAGGATCTAGGAACCCTAGCTTTTGGAGGCGATAGCGCGTCCCAGAAGTGAGAGAGGCCCTCAAGATCTAAAATGGGAGAGAGGGGAACCGGGTGTGGTTTTATATGAGCGGCGCCCAGCGAAACCCTAGGTTTAGAGGATCCATGGCGGTCGGATCTCATCTGTCCCACGTGTCGAGCATCGGAGACGCGTCCGCCCGGTCCACGCCCCAGGATCCCTGGCCCTCCTGTCAGATGCACGGAGCGGCTCCAGGCCCCCCCCGAATCCGCCCTCTGTTGACCCACGGTCAAATCCTTCGCCGCATCGGCGGCGGCCGTGCTCGGCACCGGAATCCTGTCCCCAACGCGAGCAAAGTGGCAAGTAAAAGCGACGATGTCACCAATGTCAAAGGACTCACCCTCCCGGAGGAACCGAGCGTCCACCGTCTTCCCGCGCTCGTCCAGAAGCACGATGCGCAACGCCTCTCGTCGGAGCCAGAGAACGCCGGCGTCCAGCGAGATCCGCCGTGCCATCACGAGATCTGATGCGAACCAGACACGCCATCGCGCATCGCCCGCCGCGCCCGGGTCGCTCGCACCGCCAGAGCTGCTCACATCTGTCGCGCCGCCCGTACTGCGTGCATCacccgcgccgcctccgccgcgcgcAACGCCCACGCCGTCGACGCGGCGAGCCACCGCACCGCCAGCGCCGCGCGTGACGCTGACGCCGTTCGCACCGCGCACCTCCGCATCGCGCTCCCCGCGCGCCGTCCGCATCGCCCAATGaattatatgttgttatgaattaccaaaaccacaggaggattagttgcactttcaacatcacTTGCGATAACACATCTCACTCATCTCATGGCCCAGGTAGCGCTGGTTGGGCCTCCTGATGCGGTTGGGCCGCGCCTCGTCTTGGCGTTGTGGGCTGGCAGGTGGGCCCTCGGTGTCAGGGGCGCTAACACAATTTCGTTGCAGTTTTGTTCACTGCACCACAGCACCAGCTTTCGATCCACCGTGTCGTATAAGAACCGGATGAGTACTGTCGCACGTATAGTAGGATTTGCTTTTGATTTGCTTGACGAAGGCGGTTTGTTAACCTGTTCGGTAGAGCACCCTCGCGCAAAAAAGAGGCCTCCGAAGCGCCTGCGAGCGAGCGCCCGCCGCCGGCGCCCCAAAGCAACCCCCCCTCCCTCCCCAGGCAGCCGAGATCTCCCCTCGGACGCGACGACCGCGNNNNNNNNNNNNNNNNNNNNNNNNNNNNNNNNNNNNNNNNNNNNNNNNNNNNNNNNNNNNNNNNNNNNNNNNNNNNNNNNNNNNNNNNNNNNNNNATATATAGCTCTGATTCCGTCGCTCTGTTTTGCTCACCAATCGAATTTCAGTCGCTTGAGTGCTTTTGATTTTGATGTGCTATCATACGTTAGATCGTTGTTCCTATTTATTGGTTCATCTGGGCGAGAGCTGGTTTAATTTTATCCTGGTTGACCTCTTTATTTTCGCCAGAACCCGGCCGTGGTTTCTTGTTTTTATCCTGGTTCATTCGGGGTTAGCATGGTTTCTGTGAGGTTGAGATATCGGCCCTTCTGTATTTGATTGTGTATCTGATTCAACAATACTGTACTACTCGTTATGACGGCTTAAATTTGGATTTTTCCTTAAGGGTTGAAGATATGCTGAAAATCAACAGGAGTTGTGTTGACACGAGAACATGCTCAACTCAAAGGCAAGACACCCGCAAACGAGGACGAAAGACCAGTGAGTCACTGTTGTCAATCTGTCCACCTCTTTATTTTCTGCGCTTATTGTAcacacattttttttcaaattcttcacaacTATGCTCTAAAGCTTCCTTCATTAACTAGGAAACTTGCATCTGAACGAGGCATACAGTAGATTGAATGATTTGATTGAAGATGGACTTAGTGAAGAATCTGCTTCAAAGCTGACTTCAAGCATTGTCTCGCTTGTCTCATTTGATGGTGATTGTACTATATATATGCACATTACTTTCCCATCTTTGTATATAAACATGACTGAAGTTATAACCTTGTGTAGGTGAAAAGATCTATTCTCAAAGCACAGGAATAGTTGTTGAAAATGATCAATTCAGTGCATCTTTCCTGACATCTAAAGATTTGATTAGAAAAAAATCAGCTTTTGTTCCTGGATTACAGGTTGGTACTGCCATTTTTTCTGCACTTTTCTCCTTGCAGATTTTGCTTTTCAAGAACATGCGCATAAGTGCATGTCTTTATATTAGATGAACTGATCAATATGGCTCAACTGTACATTGTCACCAAGGTGGcagaaacagaaaatagaaaaagaggtCCATCCACCAAAAAGAGCACCTAGATGTAATCTAATCAGATTGTATCTTAGCTCACTGTTTGAGATGTTTGTAATCATTTGCTAATCATCGTGTATACCTGTTGTCTTGTTGTATTATTACAGATAAAAGTGTACCTACCAAATAGGGAAGTAGTGAATGGACTTGTGCAATACTACAGTGCGAAGTGGCGTATGGTTGTTGTAACCACTAAGCCCTCCCCTCATCTTGTCACAGCATGTCTTGGTAACATAATGCAAGCTGAGTCTTCTAGTGGCTTATTTGCTATAACTTGTTGCTATAAGACGGGCAACTTATTGGTCACAACTGGGACGCTGGCTAGCAGTCCAAGTGGACTTGAAGGAATCATGCAGTCCACGTGCCAAATCTCTGTGGTGAGCTGTTGATTTCTGTCCTAATATTTCTACCTCTCTCTTCTGAGGCATCACAGACTTTATTTTGTGCTAGGATGGAAGCGGCGGACCTCTTGTTTCACCTGATGGGAATATTGTTGGGATGAACCTCTGTACGGAAGAGAGTACAACCCCATTCATACCAACAGATCAAATTTATGATTGTTTGCGCAAGCTTGCGATACGGTATGTCATCTATACTTCGATGGGTTTGTTTGGTTTACAAGCAAAGCTGGCCATACCAAAAATATTGGCTGCCCCATCTGATTTGATTGTTCTTTGGACTGGCGCCAAAACTTTGGTTCTAGGCATTGTTACCGGATTCGGTGGAATAGGCTTCGAACTCTGATCTAGATCAATCGAACTAGTTCGAGGTTCGAGATCGGTGCAGATCGGTGGGGGTTCGCTCCCAATTCATCGATCTCCATGTGAACCCCAAAAATGGAATCGCTGCGGCAGCTAATATAGGGTAGGCGCCCGCTCGAACTCTCCTCTATTGTCTAGGATCGGGGCCATCATAACTCCTCCCATGCATAGCCGACATCGCCTCCTCCCAGCAGAGCACAGGCACCATGGGATAGAGCAATCAGGGAGGCGGATGTGTTTGGCAAGTTAGCAAATGAGTAGAGGGAAGAGACGTGCATGCGACAGGTAGAAGAAGAAATGCGTGCGTTCGTGGCGGCGGGGATTGCAAAGGACTAGGTGAACCCAATAGACTAGGTTTCCGCTCTCTAGTGGACCTGATGGGCTGTTTCAGTCTTTTTTTCCTGGTCTTTTGTTGAGACGTATCATGTATGTATGTGGCCCACCTGTCCTAAAAAATGTATGTGGCCCATCTAGCGTGTTCATCTCCATAATAAAAAACACACTCCACTCAAAAAATAGAATAAAAAGCACACTGTATACCAGAGTTGGCGAATTGCTTCAAAAAATAAAAACTAGAGCTAGCGAATTGAAATCGGCTTGTTCACGAACCCCTTCTCCGATTCCGAATCGGAGATGTGTACCCCCCACCGATTCCAATTCGCCTGATGTAGCGAATCCCGAACCGCAAATTTGAACCGTGAACCGAGCGAATTACGAATCAGATAACATTTTCACTTCTTAAGCAGGCTAGTTGCCAACATCTTAGGATGCTCACACCCCGGCCATCTTAGGGCGTGCAACTTTTGGGATTCATATCTCTCTTTGATCTGTTCATGGTACAAATCATTCAGATACCAATTATGCAATTTGTTTAATTAATTAACCCCTATTGGAGTTGAATCGTGCAACTCCAGATACCAAATATTATAACTGAACCAATCTCTAATCTCTCTCGTCCAAACACAAACACACATACACGACACACACCTGTGCTCTTGGTATTTGTTCTTACTTGAGGACTACATCCTGGCTTAGAAGCTTATTGTTCATCCGTATGGGCCACACATCCCTTTATAGGACTTACAAATCGACCTACCTGTAGCTAGCTAGAAGAGAAAAACAACTATACTTATAAGCTGATAAACTGAGTAACTGACTATACACTACAGCTCATGTCCGGCATGGGTGCATGCATGCATTGAGCTGTCCTTTGCCTTTTGTGCTTCCTTATCAATTAAGACAACTAGCAGTTGATTTgttttttaccttctctttgtccagCACACGGCACATGTTGCTAGCTGCTACTAATGTGTCGGCATGCACCTCACATTTTGCTCCACATGCTGCCTTACAAGCTAAGTAAAGCTCTCTTGATATTTTCCATCACACTAGTAGCTTCAagttgaaggggagccttggcgcagcgataaagctgttgccttgtgaccatgcGGTCACGGGTTCGAGTTCAAGTGCTATGGCGATGACTCGGTTCTCTCTTTTTTTGTAGTTGGACTAGTTAATCGTGATATTCCCTTCATATATTCTAAAAGCAGAACAAGTGAATTTTCTATAGAATAAAATAACTTAATACTCACATCTAGCTATATAAAAATAGAAGCAATATGAAAGAAACTTGAGTCCTAGCATAATAGGTAATCCCCTCTTTAAGGCATTTAAATTTAGTATTCTTCATGAGCTAGCTTGAGCATAATAGGCTGCTCACATAAGTTTTTGTTGGCTCATCATGGGAATTGAATTGTAATCAAACCAAGTTGCCAAATGTTTGCCGGGCCAGTTGGCTGTAAGTCAATAGCGACCTAGTCATTTTACCAACAATTTTGCAGGTACAATGGTTATAAGCCAAACAGCATGAACCTACCAAAATTATTTTTTGGTTGGGCTAGTTGGGACTCAAACCAAGCACATCCTTGGCTATTTTCATTATGATAAATTTGCTACTTTCTGCTGCAGGACCTATTTGgagaatttcacaccattgagctcCAGTTCAGAAGGTGAACTAAGCACAATAGCTCCTTTGTAATTGTTTTACTTACATAGGTCTGTTTCTCAGTTCGCGTTGAAGTATACATATATGAACTTAGTGTGTTTCAATTCACTTGCgtccattacaggtatctccagtcTAGATACCATTATAGGTAGCTCAAGTGAGGGAAGTGAAAATAAGAACCAGGATGCTAATGTTGAGTGGTGTGACCTCAGTCAAGAACTTGCTTCAAAGTTGTCCCCAAGCATTGTCTCCCTTGCTTCATTTGATGGTGGTGATGATTATACTACTATATGCACATTTTCTATGTTTGTATTTATTTAACCATTGGTAGTTAATAACTGTAATTATGATTTTGtgcaggagagacgttgcattctgAATGCACAGGCATGGTTATTGACAGCGAATCGTGTTCTGCCTCTTTTCTTACTACTGGAAGTTTGTTTGGATCATTAGATCCAGAACTCTGGAGCAAAGTGGTGGTTTGTACTGCAAATTTTTCTGTGCTTTGCTTGCTTATTTAGGATAATGATAATGGATATACATACCGTTTGTCTTGCTTTGATGTATCGTTACAGATCAAAGTGCGCCTTCCAAATGACGAAGTGGTCCATGGGTGGCTGGACTATTATATGTCCAAAAACAATATCGCTGTTGTCACCACAGATTCATTGCTGGTGCCCTACTTTCATCTTCGCGTAGCATGTCTCGACAATAACGTGCGAGTTGAGTCAGCTGCTGGCGTATTAGCTGTAAGGCGGTACTTTGACTCAGGCAAATTAGTGTACACCGGAGGGTCACTGACTGGTGGAATTCAGAACAAAGAGCTTAATTCATCACTCACTGGTGGAATTCAAAACAAAGAGCTTAATTTTTCCACATGCAAAATCAATGAGGTGCGCTGTTGATTGATGATACTAGTGTCATTTTATTTATCATTATTATGTGCACTGAACCATTTGATGCCCCAAAAGTTACGTTTTTTTCTGCCTGTTGTATTGATGTATTTTTGTGCTAGGTTGCCAGTGGAGGACCACTTGTTGATCGTGATGGGAATATTGTCGGCATGAACTACTATGGTGGGGAAACAACTCCATTCCTACCAAGTAATCTAATTGTTGAACAGTTGGGGCCTGAAATATATCGGTAAGATTGATTTCCAGCATTTATGCTGAGCAACTTTTCCAGTTGGCTCATTGCCCCCCTTTGTTGTTACAATATGCAAATTGGTCGAGAAGACATTATTTCTGCATTAGGTGATAGAAGTGCCCGTGTATAAAATATTAAATTAATGGAAGTACCGTGTGCATAAAAATATGATTTGCATAATTTTTCTCCATGTGACGGGGTTCCACTATCATAAAGATAATGGAACAAAATGGAGTTCAAAGCATCCATGTGCAACGAGAAAAATAGAAGCTAAAACCCTAAGAAGCCAAAAGTTAAACTGCCAGCAAGCTAGAAATATGGTGTGCATATGCTAGACTAATATGCCTAATAAAGGAGAATGAAGGGAGTTAATTTTCATTCAAAAGCCATATTGATGAACACACTTGGAGGGACAAGAATGAACCCATCTATTATTTGCTTGAAGAGACGGGGGTGTATTATATCCACTTTTTTGTTGCTTTGAATTATATCGTTCAGCTGATCACTTCCAAGTATATTCATATACTTTCTATTGCTCATAACGTTTCTCTCTGGCTTACTGCTAGCCGGGTTTTATGCAATTATCGATTTTATGGTGAACATTTGACTTTATTTTTTCCTTGACATGACGCTGAGTAAGGTTGTGTTTTCTGTTCCGGCCACTTTTCAGAATCCCATTTTTTCCCCTTGCCTTCGGTGCTAAACTGTTGGATGGGTTTCCAAAATTTTGATTCAAAAGTAGCTGAACATTCTTTAATTAATGTGAATGTCCTATTTCACCAAATTTATAGCCAGGCTACTGGCAGCTGCGGTGTAAACCTTCCACTGGCATTGGGTGTACTGGCATCACTGGGTTGCCACACCGTCGCTCAAGAAGGCGCCCATCCAGGTTTAGTCAAACCGCCAGTCTGCGCAAAAAGCAAACAAACACATATAATCTGTGGCTGTGCGGTCAAATGAAATCACTGAAATGATAGAACGAAGGTCGTAGTGAGCAGCATTGTAAAAAAGTGCCTATAATCCGCAGTGAGAAAATAAACACGAATGTAGTGACAAATTGTTAGCCGGATGATGAAACAGGAAAAAACTGGTTAACATTACAAATGCACAGAAATCCACGCTACTATTATAACTTAATCGAGTACAATAAACATACAACATTTTTTCGATCGCCTATTAAGTTGTTATGATGACCTTTTTGTCATGAGGTGCAGGATCATCATGTAGATAGCATGTATCTTGTCACTGATGCTTAATCTGCTGCTAGCACTGGCAATTGATGTGGACTAGAACGCCATAAAATAAACAAAGCCtttcagtcccaaacaagttgggataTGCTAGAGTTGGAACCCATAAGGTCCTGAAACCAAGTCATGGTTCTGGCACGTGGATAGCTACCTTCTGTGCAACCCtatccatggctagttctttggtgatattctTTTTTggatttcatctccataagagtggctgagttttgacGTACCCAGGTTTGGGACCGGCTATGTGGACTAGAACGTTGTACTACCATTAAATATGACATAAGTGGCATATCTGCAACCTTTCTATATTTTATTTTGTTGTGGACTCTGTTTTTCTGATCATGGCTCTTCAGTTGTTCTAGTAATTTGACATCCATGCCTCAAAATGAGCCTTTTGAGCAGTGTTGCTCATGTTCTATATTTTCTTTTGTTGTGAACTCAATCAGGGCCCATTCAGTTCTAGTTATTTGACATCCCATGCTTGAAAATGACCATTCAGTCTTTACATCAATTATTACTACATTCAGGGCTTCAAGTAAACAGGATCATTGCTGTACAAATGAGATACAAGAATCTTCCACACCTTGTAGCAATGACCCAAAAGGTAAGCTAAGCACAATCACCCTTCAGACAATTTGCACTAGCAGGCAGTTCTTCATCATTTTCTGTTGTACCTTACAAATAATCATGTTTCGGTTCCTCATGCCCTGCGCAGTTCTAGTTCAAGATTGCCGTAGTCATATTAACATAAGATCTGCTAGCCAGTTCACACTAGAGTACATGGATATACTACCATACATTCAGCCCAGGCGACCCTAGCAGTTCACTTGTGAT is drawn from Triticum dicoccoides isolate Atlit2015 ecotype Zavitan chromosome 6B, WEW_v2.0, whole genome shotgun sequence and contains these coding sequences:
- the LOC119326200 gene encoding uncharacterized protein LOC119326200 isoform X1, which produces MLKINRSCVDTRTCSTQRQDTRKRGRKTRNLHLNEAYSRLNDLIEDGLSEESASKLTSSIVSLVSFDGEKIYSQSTGIVVENDQFSASFLTSKDLIRKKSAFVPGLQIKVYLPNREVVNGLVQYYSAKWRMVVVTTKPSPHLVTACLGNIMQAESSSGLFAITCCYKTGNLLVTTGTLASSPSGLEGIMQSTCQISVDGSGGPLVSPDGNIVGMNLCTEESTTPFIPTDQIYDCLRKLAIRTRHMLLAATNVSACTSHFAPHAALQAKTYLENFTPLSSSSEGISSLDTIIGSSSEGSENKNQDANVEWCDLSQELASKLSPSIVSLASFDGGETLHSECTGMVIDSESCSASFLTTGSLFGSLDPELWSKVVIKVRLPNDEVVHGWLDYYMSKNNIAVVTTDSLLVPYFHLRVACLDNNVRVESAAGVLAVRRYFDSGKLVYTGGSLTGGIQNKELNSSLTGGIQNKELNFSTCKINEVASGGPLVDRDGNIVGMNYYGGETTPFLPSNLIVEQLGPEIYRASSKQDHCCTNEIQESSTPCSNDPKELTDNELECILAPWIASPGKFDEFEVRANEMLRTAGYPLPKFADDGMYLKGTFDDEFGRENWSERTRRVASKMSRSVVALASFIVESDSAEELSKEKRRKHFACSGVFIECDGSTTSVLTSASLVRTSGEESNIHPKLEIEVCLPSKRRVVGTLQHCDLHYNVAVVSIMGVCSHRAAKLDEVSQTEVVALGRGFMSGMLMATNGAVTGKCSKFDCKELWVSTCKISKAGIGGPLVDFDGNFVGMNFYDMEKTPYITRDIILRLMKRFDAERTIDDADVVRTADKSKILSWPVPEAYWVYPSRYPPEPPCLAGEVDE
- the LOC119326200 gene encoding uncharacterized protein LOC119326200 isoform X2, with protein sequence MLKINRSCVDTRTCSTQRQDTRKRGRKTRNLHLNEAYSRLNDLIEDGLSEESASKLTSSIVSLVSFDGEKIYSQSTGIVVENDQFSASFLTSKDLIRKKSAFVPGLQIKVYLPNREVVNGLVQYYSAKWRMVVVTTKPSPHLVTACLGNIMQAESSSGLFAITCCYKTGNLLVTTGTLASSPSGLEGIMQSTCQISVDGSGGPLVSPDGNIVGMNLCTEESTTPFIPTDQIYDCLRKLAIRTRHMLLAATNVSACTSHFAPHAALQAKTYLENFTPLSSSSEGISSLDTIIGSSSEGSENKNQDANVEWCDLSQELASKLSPSIVSLASFDGETLHSECTGMVIDSESCSASFLTTGSLFGSLDPELWSKVVIKVRLPNDEVVHGWLDYYMSKNNIAVVTTDSLLVPYFHLRVACLDNNVRVESAAGVLAVRRYFDSGKLVYTGGSLTGGIQNKELNSSLTGGIQNKELNFSTCKINEVASGGPLVDRDGNIVGMNYYGGETTPFLPSNLIVEQLGPEIYRASSKQDHCCTNEIQESSTPCSNDPKELTDNELECILAPWIASPGKFDEFEVRANEMLRTAGYPLPKFADDGMYLKGTFDDEFGRENWSERTRRVASKMSRSVVALASFIVESDSAEELSKEKRRKHFACSGVFIECDGSTTSVLTSASLVRTSGEESNIHPKLEIEVCLPSKRRVVGTLQHCDLHYNVAVVSIMGVCSHRAAKLDEVSQTEVVALGRGFMSGMLMATNGAVTGKCSKFDCKELWVSTCKISKAGIGGPLVDFDGNFVGMNFYDMEKTPYITRDIILRLMKRFDAERTIDDADVVRTADKSKILSWPVPEAYWVYPSRYPPEPPCLAGEVDE
- the LOC119326200 gene encoding uncharacterized protein LOC119326200 isoform X3, translated to MLKINRSCVDTRTCSTQRQDTRKRGRKTRNLHLNEAYSRLNDLIEDGLSEESASKLTSSIVSLVSFDGEKIYSQSTGIVVENDQFSASFLTSKDLIRKKSAFVPGLQIKVYLPNREVVNGLVQYYSAKWRMVVVTTKPSPHLVTACLGNIMQAESSSGLFAITCCYKTGNLLVTTGTLASSPSGLEGIMQSTCQISVDGSGGPLVSPDGNIVGMNLCTEESTTPFIPTDQIYDCLRKLAIRTRHMLLAATNVSACTSHFAPHAALQAKTYLENFTPLSSSSEGISSLDTIIGSSSEGSENKNQDANVEWCDLSQELASKLSPSIVSLASFDGGETLHSECTGMVIDSESCSASFLTTGSLFGSLDPELWSKVVIKVRLPNDEVVHGWLDYYMSKNNIAVVTTDSLLVPYFHLRVACLDNNVRVESAAGVLAVRRYFDSGKLVYTGGSLTGGIQNKELNSSLTGGIQNKELNFSTCKINEVASGGPLVDRDGNIVGMNYYGGETTPFLPSNLIVEQLGPEIYRASSKQDHCCTNEIQESSTPCSNDPKELTDNELECILAPWIASPGKFDEFEVRANEMLRTAGYPLPKFADDGMYLKGTFDDEFGRENWSERTRRVASKMSRSVVALASFIVESDSAEELKKRRKHFACSGVFIECDGSTTSVLTSASLVRTSGEESNIHPKLEIEVCLPSKRRVVGTLQHCDLHYNVAVVSIMGVCSHRAAKLDEVSQTEVVALGRGFMSGMLMATNGAVTGKCSKFDCKELWVSTCKISKAGIGGPLVDFDGNFVGMNFYDMEKTPYITRDIILRLMKRFDAERTIDDADVVRTADKSKILSWPVPEAYWVYPSRYPPEPPCLAGEVDE
- the LOC119326200 gene encoding uncharacterized protein LOC119326200 isoform X4 — translated: MLKINRSCVDTRTCSTQRQDTRKRGRKTRNLHLNEAYSRLNDLIEDGLSEESASKLTSSIVSLVSFDGEKIYSQSTGIVVENDQFSASFLTSKDLIRKKSAFVPGLQIKVYLPNREVVNGLVQYYSAKWRMVVVTTKPSPHLVTACLGNIMQAESSSGLFAITCCYKTGNLLVTTGTLASSPSGLEGIMQSTCQISVDGSGGPLVSPDGNIVGMNLCTEESTTPFIPTDQIYDCLRKLAIRTYLENFTPLSSSSEGISSLDTIIGSSSEGSENKNQDANVEWCDLSQELASKLSPSIVSLASFDGGETLHSECTGMVIDSESCSASFLTTGSLFGSLDPELWSKVVIKVRLPNDEVVHGWLDYYMSKNNIAVVTTDSLLVPYFHLRVACLDNNVRVESAAGVLAVRRYFDSGKLVYTGGSLTGGIQNKELNSSLTGGIQNKELNFSTCKINEVASGGPLVDRDGNIVGMNYYGGETTPFLPSNLIVEQLGPEIYRASSKQDHCCTNEIQESSTPCSNDPKELTDNELECILAPWIASPGKFDEFEVRANEMLRTAGYPLPKFADDGMYLKGTFDDEFGRENWSERTRRVASKMSRSVVALASFIVESDSAEELSKEKRRKHFACSGVFIECDGSTTSVLTSASLVRTSGEESNIHPKLEIEVCLPSKRRVVGTLQHCDLHYNVAVVSIMGVCSHRAAKLDEVSQTEVVALGRGFMSGMLMATNGAVTGKCSKFDCKELWVSTCKISKAGIGGPLVDFDGNFVGMNFYDMEKTPYITRDIILRLMKRFDAERTIDDADVVRTADKSKILSWPVPEAYWVYPSRYPPEPPCLAGEVDE